The following is a genomic window from Salvelinus fontinalis isolate EN_2023a chromosome 11, ASM2944872v1, whole genome shotgun sequence.
agtgtcttaatagggcgttggggcaCCACGAGACAGAACAGATTCAATGCTCCTtgtcatagattctacaagtgtctggaactctattggagggatgtgagaCCATTCTTTCATGATAAATTCCATCATTacgtgttttgttgatggtggtggaaaacgctgtcgcAGGTGCTGCTTCAgaatctcacataggtgttcaaatagtttgagatctggtgactgagacagccatggcatgtggtttacgTCGATCGTTTTGaagctcatcaaaccattcattGACAACTCATGCCCTTTGGATGGGGGCATATCATCCTATGGGGTTATTGCCATGTTAGCCAGAATTATTTTCATACTGCGCATGGTCCTATATatgaattgcttaattaactcaggaaccacacctgtgtggaagcacctgctttcaatatactctATGTCCCTCATTTACTCCAGAGTGTCCATTagctttggcagttacctgtatatatcTTAACTTTCTAACaaagcaaataaaataaaattttattggtcgcatacacatggttagcagatgttaatgcgagtgtagcgaaatgcttgtgcttctagttccgaccgtgcagtaatatctaacaagtaatctaacaatttcacaacaactaccttatacacacaagtgtaaaggaatgattaagaatatgtacataaaaatataggaATGAGCGATGGCTGAACGGCATaaacaagatgcagtagatggtatagagtacagtatatacatatgagatgagtaatgtaagatatgtaaacattatataaagtggcattgtttaagtgactagtgatacatttattacatccaattattaattattaaagtggctagagattgagtctgtatgttggcagcagcctctctatgttagtgatggctgtttgacagtctgatggccttgagatagaagctgtttttcagtctctcggtcccagctttgatgcacctgtactgaccttgccttctggatgatagtggggtgagcagacagtggctcgggtggttgttgtccttgatgatcttttggctttcctgtgacatcgggtggtgtaggtgtcctggagggcaggtagtttgcccccccggtgatgcgttgtgcagacctcactactctttggagagccttacggttgtgggcggagcagttgccgtaccaggcggtgatacagtctgacaggatgctctcgattgtgcatctgtaaaagtttatgagtgttttaggtgacaagccaaatttcttcagcctcctgaggctgaaagaataaacgttttgttttcgaaatgatagtttccggatttgaccatattaatgacctaaggctcgtatttctgtgtgttattatattataattaagtctatgatttgatagagcagtctgactgagcggtggtaggcagcagcagactcataagcattcattcaaacagcactttactgcgtttgccagcagctcttcgctgtgcttcaagcattgcgctgtttatgacttcaagcctatcaactccccaGATTAGGCTGGCagtactatagtgcctataagaacatccaatagtcaaaggtatatgaaatacagatggtatagagagaaatagtcctataattcctataataactacaacctaaaacttcttacatgggaatattgaagactcttgttaaaaggaaccaccagctttcatatgttctcatgttctgagcaaggaacttaaacgttagctttcttacatcgcacatatttcacttttactttcttctccaacactgtgtttttgcattatttaaaccaaattgaacatttaacactaaatagattttatttatgtattatattaagttcaaataaaattgttcattcagtattgttgtaaatgtcattattacaaatacatatataaaaatcgcccgattaatcggtatcggcttttttgggtcctccaataatcggtatgggtgttgaaaaatcatattcGGTCGACCTGTAGTTCTTTCAGGGTCTtcgaggtatctgcttgggggggatatacacggctgtgactataattcAACCTTGAGGCAATGTTTGTTTGATGTTCtgataaaaatatatttgagaagTTATTGTATGATGGTGCAATGCATCTGATTCTTGATAATTCAATGTACTGTATCTGTCCATTTCAAATTCAGAGCTGATTATAGGTTTCAGCTGTGACTATAACACTCAATGTAAACTTGATTCATTTCAAGCTGGAGGAGTTAaccagagagaaacatctagctATGATGCCTCTGAGTGGAGCGAATCAAACTGATTTAGAAGAGCTATACAACATGCAGACTAACGTAAGTCACCTTCATTTAATGCTTCTTATGGTCTCTGCTTGTGCCGATTCAACGTTTTAGGGTGCTAATTCAATGTCCCAGGGTGCCAATTCAATGTCCCAGGGTGCCAATTCAATGTCCCAGGGTGCCAATTCAATGTCCCAGGGTGCCAATTCAATGTCCTAGGGTGCCGATTCAACGTTTTAGGGTGCCAATTCAATGTCCCAGGGTGCCAATTCAATGTCACAGGGTGCCAATTCAATGTCACAGGGTGCCAATTCAATGTCACAGGGTGCCAATTCAATGTCCCAGGCTGCCAATTCACAGTCCCAGTGCCAATTCACAGTCCCAGGGTGCCGATTCAATGTCCCAGGGGGCCAATTCAATGTCCCAGGGTGCCAATTCACAGTCCCAGTGCCAATTCAATGTCCCAGGGTGCCAGTTCACAGTCCCAGTGCCAATTCAATGTCTCAGGGTGCCGATTCAATGTCCCAGGGTGCCAATTCACAGTCCCAGTGCCAATTCAATGTCCCAGGGTGCCAAATCAATGTCCCAGAGTGCCAATTCAATGTATGTGTGTCTTTAGGGCCAGTTTTCCTTATTATGTAAACCAAGGCCTGGACTAAAAGCACTTTCATTGGAGATGTCTCCATGGAGGGTTGTTCCTGGACTAGGCCTTAACTATAGCTGGTAAATCATGTTTTTAAATGTCTGTCGTGCTGTTTCCTTCACTTTCAGTTCAAATGCTGTGGGCTCCTACAAGGCTACCAAGACTGGGGCACAGACatccccctctcctgtctctgttctgatgaGGACTCAACACACTTTAAATGTGTGAGTCTGCTGTGTTGAATAAGTTATCTTGTTGCTGGTGTTGTTATGTGTATGCTGAGGAGGATAGGTTTCAATGTGTCAGTCTGTGTTAAATACGTTATCACACAAATATGAATGTGTTAATCTGTTGTCTTTCGGTAAgagcaatttatttatttatttttttatttatttctaaaACATACGATAAAGACAGCAATAAGAAAACCATAAATGAACTGAGGAAGATGTACATGACAATACTCTAAAAGACCAACAAAAAGGATAGAACACATTTGGACCAGACAATTATCATGGATGCCGTGCTGCAGCCCAATAAGACATCATACAGGTAAAGTAAAGCTCTGTTTTAAACCATGTCACATTCTATTTCAGGTTGCTCCTGGTAACAATACGAGATCTGGTATTCACTATCCCAACAGTCAAATGTCTGAGGATGATGACCACAAGGCTCTAATGGATGAACACATGCTGGTATATAAAGAGGTAAACACATGTTATTCCACTACACCAGGGATGAGCAACTGGCGGCCATTTTGAAGGCCCTCggatcaattagcccatgtcagataATATCTTTTAGATTGCTAAATTTGTTTACCTGTCAGCTATCTAAACCTGTTATAATGGTCGAATTGCCACCCATGGGGTCCCCATTGATGttgttagtcagtctcactctcatgtcatattaaaaactgcataCATTTCTcaccaccctatggcaaaatgtgtagaattgcagcaaacttgctttaaaacagcaacattttctctacaccccatgttaaaatgtgtagaattacacaaaataaaaaaatctctGCTGTCAAGAGGGAGCAACTAAACTGTGTTGCTCGTAATTTTGCTCAAAATGTTTTGCTCAAAACATTCTGGCAGCTGTGTATCAACCAGAATGTCATAATTCTAGTTGGGTCCACAGAGATGACTTGTACAGGACTCATTGATACTGTGTCATAATTCTACTTGGGTCCACAGAGATGACTTGTACAGGACTCATTGATACTGTGTCATAATTCCAGTTGGGTCCACAGAGATGACTTGTGCAGGACTCAttgatacaattttttttttttttgtcatttagcagacgctcttatccagagcgacttacagtagagtgcatacattttattacattttttacatttcattacattttacatactgagacaaggatatccctaccggccaaaccctccctaacccggacgacgctatgccaattgtgcgtcgccccacggacctcccggtagctgcgccaccagagtctctgggttcgcgcccaggctgtgtcgcagctagcactgcgatgcagtgccctagaccactgcaccacccgggaggccaataaACTGATCTTTGTTCAAGTTCTGATATAATACGGACATGTAAACTCTTGTTTTTCACACAAAATGATAAACTCTTAATTTGTCATTTTCAGCCATGTCTTCCCATCTTCATCTCTTTCGTGGGCTATGCAATCAGCCTGATGATAGGAACATTAGTAGCACTTAACACATTATGGGTATGTATTTCATATCTATGTCTGTACTATTTAACCATTTCAGGGTTGGGGTCCATTCATTTTTTTCAATCAAATCAATTGAAATTCAATTCCCAAATAGAAAATTGTCCGTAGTGGATTTTTCAATTCAGGAAATGAATTTCAATTGACTACCTGAATTGAAAGCTTTAGTAGTATTTGTTTGTTATATTTATTACACGCAGGCCGTATGTGGCAGCTAAAAGCTGAATTGCAGTACACAGTACATACAGGTTAACAAGAACAATTACAACATCTGAAAGTCAGGATGCTAACTGAAGGATGGATGAATGGACCCCAACGCTGTACCATAGTGATTATGGTGTAGGCCTACCTCTCGAGTGTAGGCCTATTTGATTTAACCATTATCTATCACACTCAGCACCTAGTCAGCTGCTCCTCCATCCTGACTGAACCGTTACTGTGTGTCTGGTCCTCAGGATATTGGAGTTGCCCTGGCCATCACAATACTCTGCCAGATGAGAAGAAAGTTTGATGTGCCACCTGTGATCTTCACCTCTCAACCACCTCAGTACAGAGAGCTGTGTGACACAGCAGAGAGTGTCTGAAATGAAATGGTCCTCTAATGAAGGATACTCAATG
Proteins encoded in this region:
- the LOC129864926 gene encoding tetraspanin-8-like isoform X1, whose translation is MGRIHICVKRAFIFVCVLIGIISTLLLAITLFGHGHFHQSEEIEILPGIAILYVIEAATLVLSILGVYGARKEKKWTVVLFSVGMSLASLYLFVECVHGYQSKHELEELTREKHLAMMPLSGANQTDLEELYNMQTNFKCCGLLQGYQDWGTDIPLSCLCSDEDSTHFKCVAPGNNTRSGIHYPNSQMSEDDDHKALMDEHMLVYKEPCLPIFISFVGYAISLMIGTLVALNTLWDIGVALAITILCQMRRKFDVPPVIFTSQPPQYRELCDTAESV
- the LOC129864926 gene encoding uncharacterized protein LOC129864926 isoform X2, producing the protein MGRIHICVKRAFIFVCVLIGIISTLLLAITLFGHGHFHQSEEIEILPGIAILYVIEAATLVLSILGVYGARKEKKWTVVLFSVGMSLASLYLFVECVHGYQSKHEFKCCGLLQGYQDWGTDIPLSCLCSDEDSTHFKCVAPGNNTRSGIHYPNSQMSEDDDHKALMDEHMLVYKEPCLPIFISFVGYAISLMIGTLVALNTLWDIGVALAITILCQMRRKFDVPPVIFTSQPPQYRELCDTAESV